From the Paludisphaera mucosa genome, one window contains:
- a CDS encoding Gfo/Idh/MocA family protein, with product MSSRREFLEFLGVGSLGLAATSSVSGSARAQQAPGAEILGAEGVKTSAKTNKIWRPISDRKIRVGVIGYGVCQFGAAFGFQDHPNVTVAAVSDLFPDRCNGLAKACRCEKTYPSLEELVKDDSIEAVFIATDAPSHARHAIEALKHGKHVASAVPAVFGSVDEAHALYDAVKSSGLTYMMFETSAFHEDCYAMRQVYRAGGLGKLVYSEGEYYHHSVEQIASFREWRVGLPPLWYPTHATAYYVAVTGGSFTEVTCKAMPSLVKKFLPGNNRYDNPFGTEIALFRTSEGGMSRMGVSWDTFVPGIESGRIYGQRGYMTGLDYHGEEKSLPDLTRPALPSQVASGGHGGSHGYLTDEFVSAILEKRLPMVDVAAALNMTVAGVVAHQSALKDGESLKVPQFA from the coding sequence ATGTCGTCGCGCCGCGAGTTCCTGGAATTCCTCGGTGTCGGTTCCCTGGGCCTGGCCGCTACGTCGAGCGTGTCGGGCTCGGCCAGAGCGCAGCAGGCCCCTGGCGCGGAAATCCTGGGGGCGGAGGGGGTGAAGACTTCCGCGAAGACGAACAAGATCTGGAGGCCGATCTCCGATCGAAAAATCCGCGTTGGCGTGATCGGCTACGGGGTCTGCCAGTTCGGGGCGGCGTTCGGGTTCCAGGATCATCCCAACGTCACGGTGGCGGCGGTCAGCGACCTGTTCCCCGACCGCTGCAACGGCCTGGCCAAGGCGTGTCGTTGCGAGAAGACGTACCCGTCGCTGGAAGAGTTGGTGAAGGACGACTCGATCGAGGCCGTGTTCATCGCGACCGACGCGCCGAGCCACGCCCGGCACGCGATCGAGGCCTTGAAGCACGGCAAACATGTCGCGTCGGCGGTCCCGGCGGTCTTCGGTTCGGTGGACGAGGCCCACGCGTTATACGACGCGGTGAAGTCCAGCGGCCTGACCTACATGATGTTCGAGACCTCGGCTTTCCACGAAGACTGCTATGCGATGCGACAAGTTTATCGAGCCGGCGGTCTCGGCAAGTTGGTCTACAGCGAGGGCGAGTACTATCACCACAGCGTCGAGCAGATCGCCTCCTTCCGCGAGTGGCGCGTCGGCCTGCCTCCCCTCTGGTACCCGACGCACGCCACGGCTTATTACGTCGCCGTGACGGGCGGCAGTTTCACGGAGGTGACGTGTAAGGCGATGCCCAGCCTCGTGAAGAAGTTCCTGCCGGGTAACAACAGATACGACAACCCCTTCGGTACCGAGATCGCGCTCTTCCGGACGAGCGAGGGGGGCATGTCGCGGATGGGCGTGAGCTGGGACACGTTCGTCCCCGGCATCGAGTCCGGCCGCATCTACGGGCAGCGAGGGTACATGACCGGTCTCGACTATCACGGCGAGGAAAAATCGCTGCCGGATCTCACGCGTCCGGCGTTGCCCTCGCAGGTCGCGTCGGGAGGCCACGGCGGTTCGCACGGTTACTTGACCGATGAGTTCGTCTCGGCCATCCTGGAAAAGCGCCTCCCGATGGTCGACGTCGCCGCCGCGCTCAACATGACGGTCGCGGGTGTCGTCGCCCACCAGTCCGCGCTGAAAGACGGCGAATCCCTCAAGGTGCCCCAGTTCGCGTGA
- a CDS encoding HAD family hydrolase, whose translation MQLRGVLFDLDGTLLDTLEDIGRSANQALQEGGFPSHPIASYRHFIGDGVAVLFRRALPPEAAGDLQAVEGCVQAFGRLYDAGWRTATRLYPGIAELLDALRSRSIPAGVLSNKPDVFTRKCVEYYLAAWPFSVVLGQREGVARKPDPAGAFEAAESMGLAPSEILYLGDTSVDMMTARRAGMLAVGAAWGFRPIEELRAHGASAIVAAPIEVLDILDVNA comes from the coding sequence ATGCAACTTCGCGGCGTGCTCTTCGACCTCGACGGGACCCTCCTGGATACGCTGGAAGACATCGGCCGGTCGGCCAACCAGGCGCTCCAGGAGGGCGGTTTCCCGTCGCATCCGATCGCCTCCTATCGCCATTTCATCGGCGATGGCGTGGCCGTACTCTTCCGACGTGCGCTCCCTCCCGAGGCGGCCGGCGATCTGCAGGCCGTCGAGGGATGCGTCCAGGCATTCGGACGGCTCTACGACGCCGGCTGGCGCACCGCCACTCGGCTCTACCCCGGGATCGCCGAGCTGCTCGACGCGTTAAGGTCGCGATCGATCCCGGCCGGCGTGCTCTCGAACAAGCCCGACGTTTTCACGCGAAAGTGCGTCGAGTATTACCTCGCCGCCTGGCCGTTCTCCGTCGTCCTCGGACAACGTGAGGGCGTTGCACGGAAGCCCGACCCGGCCGGCGCGTTCGAGGCAGCTGAATCCATGGGCCTCGCTCCGTCCGAGATCCTCTACCTGGGCGACACCTCCGTGGACATGATGACCGCCCGTCGCGCGGGAATGCTGGCCGTGGGGGCTGCGTGGGGGTTTCGTCCGATTGAAGAGTTGCGAGCCCACGGTGCCTCGGCGATCGTCGCAGCGCCGATCGAGGTGCTGGACATCCTGGACGTCAACGCCTGA